Below is a window of Salvelinus alpinus chromosome 5, SLU_Salpinus.1, whole genome shotgun sequence DNA.
GTGTCGTGGAAAAGTAGACCTCTGTCTCCATCTTCTGTTTAAGGGAAGTCAACATTTTATGAGCCGCTCCATACTGCATATTACCCCTTTTTTTTCTTGCAGAACACATTTTGAGCAACTGGGCCACCATAGGTACTTTAGTAACTGGAAGTGGTGAACGTGTGGTTATCTACTCGAACAGGTGAAAGTATGTTTTTAATTCTCTTTTTTAAAATAATTATTTTCCCCTCGGTACAAGGGGTACAATATTTTAATAATCAGATTTCTAAATTATAAAAGCATTTTAGTTTGTCATACATACGAGCTACATCATTGGTATGGATGCATTGTAGCTAATATGCTATCCAGCTAGAACTATTATATCTAACGTTATATGACTGAGTTAGCTAGGCAACGACATTCGATGCTTTCTTTTGAACCAAGCTAATCGACGGACACTGTTTATTtcggtagttagctagctagatctCCAATTATCTAATGCCCACTCCCCTATGTGCCGTGTTGTATTATTAACGCTACACGTTGAAACGGTGTTAACcaactagctagttagcagaCATATTACTCGCACAACGTTGAAACCCAGTTGGTTAGCTaaagctacctaacgttagttggctagctaAACTGAAGAGAAGTGTCAGTGCGGGACAGGTAAGCCAGCAACAAGCTAGCCAGCTGTCCTTGTGAGTGACATGATAATGTCATGTAAGTTAGCTACTAGCAATAAACTCATTTGCatccagctagctagccagtcacTGAAGCCAGACTCAAGTGTTACGACTTTGCTTACTCAAATCTATGGCGACGGTTTGTATGGAACCTTCCTGTAATGCCAGATAATGTGATATAACCAAATATTTTTGGTGTGCCATTACTGGGCGTTACAGGAATGTTCCATACAAACAGTCGCCATAGATTTTTCAACTAATATGTCCTGTTGgcgacagtggtggaaaaagtacccaattgtcatgttgagtaaaagtaaagagacctttaaaacttcttcgggatcggtgccaatgcgattagcatgaggttgtaagtaacaagaacatttgccaggacatagacatatctgttattggcagaaagattaacaagaatgtaagctaactgcactgtccaatttacagtagctattatagtgaaagaataccatgctattgttttttaaaatacatttgattttacatttatttaactaggcaagttagttaaaaacaaattcttattttcaatgacggcctaggaacagtgggttaactgccttgttcaggggcagaacaacagatttttaccttgtcagcgcgGGGATTCGGTcttgcaaactttcggttactagtccaacactctaaccactaggctacctgccgcctcgacccgcttgaggagagtgcacaattttgaacattaaaagttattaataaacaaatttgggcagtcttggtacaacattttgaacataaatctaatggttcattggatcagtctaaaacgttgcacatacactgctgccatctagtggccaaaatctaaattgcacctgggctggaatattACATTGGGGCATTTCTCTTgcgtttcaaagatgatggtaccaaaaaaatattaaagaacgtttttttatttttttttattatctttTCCAGATCTATTGTGTTCTCCTacattccacaaacttcaaagtgtttcctttcaaatgctacaggcagttagatttgggtatgtcattttaggcgaaaattgataAAAAATTACTAAAGTGAAACTCACCCAGTAAATTACTACTGGAGTAAATGTTtaaaactatttggttttaaatatacctaagtatcaaaagtaaatgtaattgctaaaatatacttaagtatcaaatgtaaaacTATTTCaatttccttatattaagcaaaccagacagcccctggctatctgtaaataaaatttaaaaaacaagaaaatggtcctATCTCCACCACTCGAACATCATTTACCAATTAAgcttttgtgtttagtgagtccgccagatcagaagcagtagggaagaccaaggatgttctcttgataagtgtgtgaatttgacaattttcctgtcctgctaagcattcaaaatgtatggagtaaaaagtacaatattttctttaggaatgtagtgaagtaaaagttgtcaaatataaatagtaaagtacagatacccccaaaaactacttaaaatAATTTTTACTTAATACTTTACGCCACTGCTTGGACGATACTTTCTTCTTTCTTGATTCTGTGAAAAAAGTACCTTTAAAAATGTCAGTTTACATTTGGTTATACAAAAACCTGCGAAAACTCAAAGATATTAAATCTGTTTTGTACCAGAGAAGGAGGTTCCTTGCCATCTTAGCTGCCAGGCATCTAGCATTTCCCAGCATCTTTGCAGGAACTAGTCTTGTAGATGACAATGCAACCGAAACTAAGATCTACACACATGCAAGAGGCATATTTTGTTTTTATACAAAATATACAGAATTTTTGTAGAACCACCTACAACTGGAAACGGACATTTCTAAGATATTTTCTTCATTTTCGATTCCGTGAAAAAAGTATCAGCAAGAACAGGCCTTCCTGTAACGCCCAGTAATGGACACCAAAAAACTCTACTATATCACATTATCTGGCATGCTATTTGTAGCTAACTCATACTAGGCTACACGGcaaaagtaaaaaaatgtaattcaaagGTCAGAAATAGGCAGTCTAGCCTATTGTAGAACCAGGCATTCACATTTGTGTCCgtttttcatattttattttgatttgttgctGTAGTTTTACTGGAGAAATTTAGATTTTAATGGTTTTGTCGCTAAGCACGTTCCTAATTTGATGTGCATGTTTTCTTCCTGTGTGTATCTTATTGGCTTTAGTTGTGCACAGGTCAGCAGATGGCGTCAGCAATGATCTCCGTCCACACCACAGCCTCTCGCTTTGCCCTGCTCCAGGTCGACTCTGATTCGGACTCCGATTCAGAGTCAGGAAGGACTAAAGGCAGCCGGGACTCTGGAAAGACTCGGCCCGGGAAGACAACCGGGGGGAAATCCACCGCAAGCAACGACAAGAAGAAGgaaaagaggaagaagaagaaagagcAGCAACAGAGCGAGGCCAATGAGGTGATTGGCAGAGGCATTTCAACTCCCTAGTCAACACCAATTTCTGGTGGTCCCATTGTCGGTTCTCAAAGGTTTCACTTTCACTAATTTACCTGAGCTTGAGGACTGATAATGACTCCTGTCTCCTGTCCCCAGTTAAGAAATCTTGCCTTTAAGAAGCTCCCTCAGAAGTCCTCTGCCCcgcccccctccctgtctctgcaGGGTGTGGCCAATGAGCTGCTCCATCCCGCAGCAGGGGACCAAGCCATGCCCCCGGAAGGCTGGCAGCAATGGAAGCAAAGGGACAACCAGGTAGAACCTGACAGACACCCCTTAACTAAGAACAGagccctgtccagaaacaacctatCCCCCCCAGACACTTGttgagatctgagaggattgaatAGTTGTTATAAAAATGGTCCTGCTACTATATTACTAATACAttttattcatttagcagacactcttatcaagagagacttacaagagcaattaggtttaagtgccttgcccAAGGGCACATTGGTATattttaaccgctaggctacatatcccccccaaaaatcagATCTATATTGATTGCTTAGTCCTTAACAGATAGGGGTTGTTTCTGAACAGGGCCCGTGATAACACCTGACATGGTCATGAATGGACATGAGTATTGCTCATGGGTGTTCCCCTTTCCTGACAGTCCCCATCTGATCTATcctttatttttgtttttgtttctgcCAAATGCAGTTAACGAGCGAGCTTTATGAGGCCGACCTGGAGAAGGCACTGATGATGAGTAAACTGGAGTTTGAGCAGCATAAACAGGTACCACGCTGCCCCCATCGCAGCACGCTGTTACTAAACATCTATTTGACAAAAATCTGAACCACGGAGGTGTAGATTAATGAATGTTCCATTTAAGCAGATGCTGTTCTTTTAAATTGCCTCCTGACAGGATGATGACGGCACAGACACTCCCTCTCCCAAGTCCCGAGGAGCAGCAGCGGGGAAGAAGGACAAGAAGAAGAACCAGCAGGGAAAAGACAAGAAGATGACGGTCTCTCTGAAGGACTTCCAGGCGGAGGGGGGTGAGACCACCAGTGGCAAACAGAGAGCTACACTTATGTTAACATTGAACACTGCCCAACATCATCAATACTGTGCCATCATAGCAGTAGCACTACTTGTTTAGCAATCCACTTTGAGCAGGTGCTGCGTAGATATGCTATAAATGTCTCACTGTTTTCTCAGTTGTCCCACTCATCTTATTATTCCGTTTTTTATGACGTTCATGGGTTGCATGTTGAATCACACTATTGTTTGAAACGTTTGTTTTGAACTGATGCCCGACTGagcattctactcaatgcattgtCAGTGAGTGCTGGTGAAATTTTTTATCAAAAGTGCATTACATTGGCTTGGAAATGCAATGAAATTCAAAAAGGacgcaaataattagtaggaaaaccttttgtcatAATATTGATGTCATCAGATTGACTTCAgtataacgttaactagctaagattgaggggaggctagctaatgttagcattgctagctatttttgacGAACTTTGCTAGCTGATGACAACATTGCCATCAGTGTAAAGTAAAATTGACGACATGATAATGTTAGCAAAGTTGTTTcctattaaatgttttactactTTAGCAATGTTATCGTATTTCCAGGCACTATTGTGTAATTTAGACGAAACCGTAGACTAGGTTTGTCACTTTAGGGCACCACTGCAGCGCAGCAAGTAGAGGGCGGCTTGACAACGTTCATAACAATGGCATGACGTGACGGAGGTGCAACCTATGAATACTTGACATAAAAATAATTAATTCATACTTGACATGTTGTATTCTACTTAAAAAACATGATTCTCCTTTCCAGATCAGAGTAAGAAGCAGGAGAAAGAGGTAACGTTGTTTTACTCTGTGTTGAGCTTACTACAGTGCTTCGACAGAGTTTAAACCTGTCATGTGAGGATGAATGTGATGGAATGGTGGTGATATGACGTGAACTGGCGCAAATtgtctaaggtgtgtgtgtgtgtgtgtgatgtcataATTCAAATTCTGAATCCATTGATGACATCACTCTAGGAGCCCAAACCCCCCGCACCTCCAGAAGACAAGTTCTTCAACAAGCTTGAGGATGACGTTAGCAAAATCGTACAGCAGGAAAAAAGACGTGAGCAGTTTTCTAACAGCACTGGCCTCGAGGTCACGACTTCAACAGAGCATGAACCGGTAAGGCCGACTGCAAATCTGTTTAGTGTAAAAAATCATTTTCGCAAAACGACCTTTGAGTGACTGCTGGTAAGACCATGGAGGTCAGTGTAACTTATCTCTCAGAGCCTAACTGTGACTCCCATCACACCTCTCAGGACCCTCGAACTGAGCAGCTAAAGGACGACCTGGAGAAGAAAGACCAAGAAATTGACAAGTTAAAGAAGGTCATTTCACAATGGGAGGTGAGTCATTGTAGGGATACTGGTACTAGGCTTTAATGGAGCATTCCTAAAAGACAAAGGACAGAATACTGCCATCAGCCATTTACAGTTGGTGTAAATCTATATGTGCGTATGAATCTATATGGTCCCCATGGGCTCCGCTCCTGATCTCAATCCTCAGGTGAAATACAAAGAAGTGAAAGCCAGAAACTCCCAGCTCCTGAAGATGCTGCAGCAGGGAGAGAGTGAGTACAGCTACTGCACTCCTAATTCAATCTGACTATACTGTAATCCAGTACTGATGCATTAGGTAGGCCTTCACGTTCTCATTCACttattctctccctttctccacaGTGAAAGATAAAGCCGAGATCCTACTGCAGGTGGAAGAGCTTCTAAATATCAAAGAGGAGTTGTCttcacaggtgtgtgtgtctctcaaacCTTTCAACTTGCCATGCAAGGATGACGACCTCGTTGAATTACCTTTATTTCCCTCTCCAGGTGACATTACTACATGCCTCACTGGAACAAGAGAAGTCGAAAGTGAAAGGTTTACAAACAGATCAGCCAAAACACCATCAGGTAGAACTGCACATTACATACTCACACTTGCAAGTGGCACTTAATACAACACATATTtagtttaaagctgcaatatgtagtGCTTTGGGCGACTTGactaaattcacatagaaatgggtgttatagatctgttgttgaaattacagaaattggttattagaaaagcacaaacataacattttccatcgcatgtcattctcattgaaagcaagtctaggaAGCGGTACATCTGTTTTATGTgcgttatttctatgcttcctgttcttaagttttctttttgtgtcttttactttcggttttgtacagcagcttcaaacagctgaaacaacAATATTCTTGGTTAAGGAAAATATATtacacagtggtttagatggtacaatatttctctacactatacatagtttgtgacaaaacattagaatttttgcaaccaggaaatggcggagcgatttttACATAGTGCCTCTTTAACCATCGCTGTCTGATTTTAAAATCAGCAGCTCTCGCCTGGTTCTGAGAGAGGAGTTAGGGCTAcagtatttgtttgtttttactgttCAACCTGTGTAAAGCCGTGAGTCAAGTGTGTGTGCTCCCCTCTTAGATCAGCCAGGAAGTCACCCCTAGGAAGATTACCAAGGTAACAGTGCAGCTGCAGCAGTCCTCACTCTCCAGAACAGGACACTACTAGACTGACACAAAACTGAACCATTCACTTAGTCCAACTCACTACTATAAGTCTCTATGCTAACTAGTGTAGTTCAGTTGAAGGATGTTAGTTTGGTAACAACTTACAAGCCGGTCTTATCATATCATGAAATGCTGAATCTCTTGAGCTGTCTTAAGCCGTTGTAGACGGTCAAGACCCTGACAAGCTAACCACCAAACTACTGATGTAAGACACTGTACTCACTCCATACTTCCTGGTCTCCTCTGATTGGCAGGGAAACAGGAAGGGGAAAAAGGGTCCAGAGTCCGATCTATGAAGACCGCAGAAGGAAGAACATTGACTGCAAAAACAAACTAAGCCACTCCTATTCTTCAGGGTCTCCTTGTTTGTACTGTTATTCTCTACTGTCTTCATGCGTTATGCATGACTCGTATTACCACACACCAACTCCTGGATGTGTTGAACTGCAGAAGTCATGAAAAGGCTTTTAATAAAGGCTCTGATAaagatacatttcaagttgactGACATCATCGCATCTCTTTTTCTGGTATGATGCCAAATGACAGGTGTGAAatttgtttgtttttccctttCACTGCAAGGTAAATAAACAACTTTTCCACTGTAAAATCATGTCTCATTTGTGGTATTATTACTTCTATGTTCTAATGGTAGGCTATACCACAAAATGCTATATTTCCCCAAATTTTGATGCTAATGAGGGGTAGCATGTTTTAGTGTACCCTCATCTTCACTTGATTCATTCATAAcaaattacactatatatacaaaagtacgtGAAcgccccttcaaatgagtggatttggctatttcggccacacccattgctggcaggtgtataaaattgagcacataaccatgcaatctccatagacaaacattggcagtagaatggccttactgaagagctcagtgactttcaacgtggcactgtcataggatgccaactttccaacaagtcagttagttaaatttctgccctgctagagctgccctggtcaactgtaagttattgtgaagtagaaacgtctaggagcaacaacggctcagccgtgaagtggtaggccacacaagctcatagaacgggacCGCTAAGTGCTTAAGCGGGTAAAAATAGTCtatctgttgcaacactcactaccatgttccaaactgcctctggaagcaacatccgCACAAGAACAGTTTgtcgggagattcatgaaatggggttccatggcagccacacacaagcctaagatcaccatgtggaatgccaagcatcggctggagtggtgtaaagcttgccgccattggactctggagcagtgtaaaCGCGTTCTCTGACAAGTCcggcggacgaatctgggtttggcggatgccaggataacgctacctgccccaacgaatagtgacaactgtaaagtttggtggaggaggaataatggtctggtgaaATCTTAATgttacaacatacaatgacattctagaagattctgtgcttccaactttgtggccacagtttggggaaggtcctttcctgtttctgcatgacaatgccccttgcacaaagcgaggtccatacagaaatggtttgtcgagatcggtgtggaagaactagactggccttcacagagccctgacctcaaccccatcgaacacctctgGGTTGAATTGGAAcatcgactgcgagccaggtatAATCGCCCAACCTTATTAATGCTCTTATGGCttatggaagcaagtccccgcagaaatgttccaacatctagtggaaagcctttccagaaaaGTGGAGTTTTTTCTAGCAGCAAAggcgggaccaactccatattaatgcccatgagatgttcgaagagcaggtgtccacatacttgtggtcatgtagtgtatttaatCATGGCTGCAGCTGAATGAATGTAcgagtgttcagaaacatctaaCGAAATTAATTAGGCTACAATATGTTGAAATATTAAGAGGTAAAGAAAATAACGCTATCCGTGCACTGTTATCCATTATGACGTTTGCAGATATTTTTCGAATCAGCAAGATTAGGACACCAGGAAATAAAATATCACATTACGAGATTCGCTTATGCAAAGTCTGTTCTTTGCCCGCGTGGTCAGACATCGGTCTGTCCCCACCGCGAGAACAAAAAAGATGGCTAATACTGTGGATGAGGACGAGCAACAACCATCTGCTGCTGAATGTAAGATCATCAGAGTTACTGTgaaaacaccaaaggaaaaagaGGACATCGCCATTCCAGAGAACAGCTCCATCAAACAGGTCAGTGCGGTCATTGGAACTGTCATATTTGCTTGTTGTGTGGAATCCATTTATTCGGTCAAGTCACGGTGTCTTATCGGAACATGGTCTAAACCACACACGGGGCAACTGTCAAGTATTTCTAAATCCTTTTTctatttctaattttgacagtaCTAGACCTATGTGATGTTTTGGATTTTAACACTTACGTGTTTTCATGGATGTAAACTTTTATATGCCGCCGGGCCAGTGGTCCTGTCCCCACCGAGGTGCACCCACACACAGCTGGACTGATGCAATCAGCTTATTTGTGAATGATGCCATGTTTGTTGTTTGTGCCTACGTTACATTTTTCTTATTATGCTGTCTTCATGGCGATTACATTTTCTTTACTGTCGAAGGCCAAATGTGACTCCCAATGTctgatatagcctacagtaaaatgggttttctgtctgtctgctacttgGCAGGGATGAGTTCatgtctctccctgcctgcctgccttctgtctgtctctgtagttTAAGGAGCAGATAGCCCAGCGGTTCCAGGCACAAACAGAGCACCTGGTGCTCATCTTCGCTGGGAAGATCCTCAAAGATGCAGATCTGCTGAGTCACCAAGGCATCCACAACGGACTGACCGTCCACCTGGTCATCAAGACCCagagcaggtacacacacacatttcacacaCTATGCATGTGAGTAGGTAAGAAAATATGAAAGCATTAAAGTTGTCCCCAAAATTGGATTGATGGACTATACTGTCCGTTTCCCTTTCTGTTGAAGGCCTCCGGAGTTGTGtgcctctccttccaacagcacTGCCTCAGAACAGGCCCAACCAGAAGGCCCTACCTCTGTCCCTGGACCCCCTCCTGTAGAACCTACCTCTGTCCCTCGACCCTCTCCTGTTTCTTCAGCCACCCCTACCCTCAGCCTTGGTAAGACCAGCTGTATCCCTCCCTTACCCCCTTtatcaacaacacatccaccacactgaccctcaacacgggggctcctCGGGGTTGCGTGCTTAGCaccctcctgtattccctattcacccacaactgtgtggccgcgcatgactccaacaccatcattaagtttgcagacgacacgccggtggtaggcctgatcactgacgatGATGAGACAGGCTATAGAAGAGGAGGACAataacctggcagtgtggtgccagaacagcaacctctccctcaacgtcagcaacacaaaggagctgatcgtggactacaggaaacggaggaccgagcacacccccattcacattgatggggctatagtggagcgggtcgagagcttcaagttcctcggtgtccacatcactaaggatctatcatggtccacacacaccaacacagtcgtgaagacggCACGACAATGCCCTTTCAccctcaggaagctgaaaatatctagtcaaatggctacccagactattcacatcgcccccccctcccctctccacaccactgccactctctgttgtcatctatgcatagtcactttaattagcTCTACCTACATGTAGAGTCCCTcatctaaccggtgcccccgcacattgactctgtaccggcacccccctctATATattttattcggcgcatgtgactaataacatttgatttagtaatatgtacatatctacctcaaatctGTTGTGCATGAACTTGGTACTGGTCtccgtgtatacagccaagttatcattagtcattgtgtatttattgtatacagccaagttatcattactcattgtgtatttattgtatacagccaagttatcattactcattgtgtatttattgtatacagccaagttatcattagtcattgtgtatttattgtatacagccaagttatcattagtcattgtgtatttattgtatacagccaagttatcattacgtgttttacttttctattctttctctctgcattgttgggaagggccataagcatttcactgtcagtctacacctgttgtttgcgAAGCACGTGACAACATGTTTTTATTTGATCTGgggcttcctgtgtgtgtgtgtgtgtgtgtgtgtgtgtgtgtgtgtgtatatatggatGGATGAGATGGTAGCCAAATGTTTCTGATGGGTATTTGCTACGTCAACATTAAGCTTTGTCCAACAGGGTAGGTTTGGTAAAGCAATGAAACTGAGTAGAGTAAAAAATATATCTTTCTCGCCCTCTGTCTATATCCTGTAGGTCTAGGCAGTCCAGGGACAGCTGCTGCGGGTCCTGGTCTCGCTGAGCTGCAGAGGCAGCTGATGTCCAACCCTGAGCTGCTGGCCCATATTATGGACAGTCCCTTGGTCCAGGGCATGCTGTCCAACCCAGACATGATGAGACAGCTCATCATGGCCAACCCCCAGATGCAGCAGCTGCTGCAGCACAACCCCAACATCACCCACCTGTTCAACAACCCTGACGTCatgagacaggtgtgtgtgttgcagttaCCTTTGTGTCTGTGTTGTTATTCCTTTCGAACCTCATCTCTCTTCCCTGTGTCATTGTTCTCCTCTCCTTGTCCTGCAGACCCTGGAGATAGCACGGAACCCGACCATGATGCAGGAGATGTTGCGCAACCAGGACAGGGCACTAAGCAACAATGCCCTCCGCAGGATGTACACTGATGCTCATGCTCAGGGACCCGTGCTGAATGCTGCTGCTCAGGaacaggtaggtacacacacacagctcctgaTGGAACTTTAAAGTGTAATGTTAACACTTAATGCCAATCATTGACCAGGACAAGTAAAGGTAAATGAACTAACTAGTTTAGCTGGACTGTAACCCACTCTGTCTTGCTTAGATTGCAGGAAACCCTTTTGCTTCTCTGATGACCTCATCATCAGGGGAAACCCAGTCACCCCAGGTGGAAAATGGAGACCCCCTCACCAACCCCTGGGTTCCCCCTGCTTCCACAGACACCCCTACAGGCACCGCCACACTCACCACTACCCCCACCCAGTCCAGCAATGGCCCTCAGACCACCCTGCACAACCTAGGTCCTGCCATGGGAGGTAGAACATCTAACAGTGGTACAAACACACCCACATTTATGCTCACACACAGGTCAATggaatagaatgttatatattttttaactggtTGAATGGCTAGTCTTACCATGTAGGGACCTGCAAATTACCGCATGTGAGATAAATTACACATAAACAAAAAATTACTTGCCTGCAAccaaatttaatttgaattttgaATAATTTAGTCTAGACCATTTTTATTTTCTTTGAAGATGAAAAATTGCAATTTCAGTAAATTTTTTTGATTGGTCTTGTGCAGTTGTAAATCAAACATACGTTTTTTTCAATTTCAACGTATTTTTTAAGAAATGATGAATCGTGCAAGGGTGCCGATATACTTGACCGAATCTGTGGGCTTACACATTCATTAATAAGCTCCCCTGTATCCCCCAATGATTATTGTGTGGATATAGCAGGTATGTTCAATAGTCCGGGCATGCAGAGTCTTCTGCAGCAGATCACGGAGAACCCCACGCTGATGCACAACATGCTGTCAGCCCCCTACATGAGGAGCCTACTCAACAGTCTGAGCCAGAACCCTGACCTAGcagcacaggtacacacacacacacacacacacacacagacacagacacacacacacttctaatgTCCCTGAATGTTTTAGATGATGCTGAACAACCCACTGTTTTCTGGGAACCCTCAACTGCAGCAGCAAATGAGACAACAACTCCCAATGTTCCTCCAACAGGTTAGTGACCTTAAAACACCAAGTGGTGCTGGGATGACTATCCAGTAAGCTGTGATTGATCCTCTGACCGCTGTGAGAGTCTCTCTGATGGGTGTTTCCTCAGATGCAGAACCCTGAGATGCTGTCGGCCATGTCCAACCCCAGGGCCATGCAGGCACTGCTGCAGATCCAACAGGGACTGCAGACCCTTGCCACCGAGGCACCTGGATTCATACCAGGGTAGGAACACCAGTTCTCCATACCTCCACATGCACTTAGTCAGAACATCCATATATCAACATACACCTTCACTTTTCACCTCAAAGACCTCCACCTACAGTACCTCTTTAAGCGACCTATATTTTGTACTCCACCCACATAGTT
It encodes the following:
- the LOC139577202 gene encoding ubiquilin-1-like isoform X1 produces the protein MQSLFFARVVRHRSVPTARTKKMANTVDEDEQQPSAAECKIIRVTVKTPKEKEDIAIPENSSIKQFKEQIAQRFQAQTEHLVLIFAGKILKDADLLSHQGIHNGLTVHLVIKTQSRPPELCASPSNSTASEQAQPEGPTSVPGPPPVEPTSVPRPSPVSSATPTLSLGLGSPGTAAAGPGLAELQRQLMSNPELLAHIMDSPLVQGMLSNPDMMRQLIMANPQMQQLLQHNPNITHLFNNPDVMRQTLEIARNPTMMQEMLRNQDRALSNNALRRMYTDAHAQGPVLNAAAQEQIAGNPFASLMTSSSGETQSPQVENGDPLTNPWVPPASTDTPTGTATLTTTPTQSSNGPQTTLHNLGPAMGGRTSNSAGMFNSPGMQSLLQQITENPTLMHNMLSAPYMRSLLNSLSQNPDLAAQMMLNNPLFSGNPQLQQQMRQQLPMFLQQMQNPEMLSAMSNPRAMQALLQIQQGLQTLATEAPGFIPGVGLGGAGSDLNPAPGLSSDPAPSDLSCGSQVVTETGQRQQQQFVRQMLDALASTNQQAQTEELPFQQQVEQLTTMGFLNPEANLQALIATGGDVNAAVERLLDSPPL
- the LOC139577202 gene encoding ubiquilin-1-like isoform X2, with product MQSLFFARVVRHRSVPTARTKKMANTVDEDEQQPSAAECKIIRVTVKTPKEKEDIAIPENSSIKQFKEQIAQRFQAQTEHLVLIFAGKILKDADLLSHQGIHNGLTVHLVIKTQSRPPELCASPSNSTASEQAQPEGPTSVPGPPPVEPTSVPRPSPVSSATPTLSLGLGSPGTAAAGPGLAELQRQLMSNPELLAHIMDSPLVQGMLSNPDMMRQLIMANPQMQQLLQHNPNITHLFNNPDVMRQTLEIARNPTMMQEMLRNQDRALSNNALRRMYTDAHAQGPVLNAAAQEQIAGNPFASLMTSSSGETQSPQVENGDPLTNPWVPPASTDTPTGTATLTTTPTQSSNGPQTTLHNLGPAMGGRTSNSGMFNSPGMQSLLQQITENPTLMHNMLSAPYMRSLLNSLSQNPDLAAQMMLNNPLFSGNPQLQQQMRQQLPMFLQQMQNPEMLSAMSNPRAMQALLQIQQGLQTLATEAPGFIPGVGLGGAGSDLNPAPGLSSDPAPSDLSCGSQVVTETGQRQQQQFVRQMLDALASTNQQAQTEELPFQQQVEQLTTMGFLNPEANLQALIATGGDVNAAVERLLDSPPL
- the LOC139577202 gene encoding ubiquilin-1-like isoform X3, whose translation is MQSLFFARVVRHRSVPTARTKKMANTVDEDEQQPSAAECKIIRVTVKTPKEKEDIAIPENSSIKQFKEQIAQRFQAQTEHLVLIFAGKILKDADLLSHQGIHNGLTVHLVIKTQSRPPELCASPSNSTASEQAQPEGPTSVPGPPPVEPTSVPRPSPVSSATPTLSLGLGSPGTAAAGPGLAELQRQLMSNPELLAHIMDSPLVQGMLSNPDMMRQLIMANPQMQQLLQHNPNITHLFNNPDVMRQTLEIARNPTMMQEMLRNQDRALSNNALRRMYTDAHAQGPVLNAAAQEQIAGNPFASLMTSSSGETQSPQVENGDPLTNPWVPPASTDTPTGTATLTTTPTQSSNGPQTTLHNLGPAMGAGMFNSPGMQSLLQQITENPTLMHNMLSAPYMRSLLNSLSQNPDLAAQMMLNNPLFSGNPQLQQQMRQQLPMFLQQMQNPEMLSAMSNPRAMQALLQIQQGLQTLATEAPGFIPGVGLGGAGSDLNPAPGLSSDPAPSDLSCGSQVVTETGQRQQQQFVRQMLDALASTNQQAQTEELPFQQQVEQLTTMGFLNPEANLQALIATGGDVNAAVERLLDSPPL